One window from the genome of Bdellovibrio sp. NC01 encodes:
- the nusA gene encoding transcription termination factor NusA, which yields MAESMFSDLSRVIEQVGKDKGIDKQVVIDAITQGMLVAARKKYGTYREIEAAYNEETGEVELFEFKEVVPREKFVDEEVEIPYDDAVKLDPNVQLDDSIGIKMEAQDLGRIAAQTAKQIIMQKVRDAERNIIFNEFEERKGEIASGIARRVEKGAIVVDLGRTEAYIPPREQIPGEQYKPGDRIQGYLSEVRQTTRGPQIIMSRADERYLMKLFEMEVPEIYDGVVEIMAAAREPGQRAKIAVRSKDNSVDPVGACVGMKGSRVQNIVQELRGEKIDIVPWDEDITRFACNALAPAEISRVFLDDSNREMEIVVPDSQLSLAIGKRGQNVRLAAKLTTWKLDIISESAAASRTAESIFNLMLIPGMNETMAQNIFQSGFGSFQSVATAQVQDIMTIPGYDDPEKAEKLLNDAKAVVKKYEAEGIPVPTAPSAASKQSGSSAKEQADALLKQELQKLNSQEADEE from the coding sequence ATGGCTGAAAGTATGTTTTCAGATCTTTCCAGAGTGATTGAACAAGTTGGTAAAGACAAAGGTATCGACAAACAAGTTGTTATCGATGCTATCACTCAAGGAATGCTTGTAGCGGCTCGTAAGAAGTACGGGACATACCGTGAGATTGAAGCAGCTTATAACGAAGAAACTGGCGAAGTTGAACTTTTCGAGTTCAAAGAAGTTGTTCCTCGTGAAAAATTCGTGGATGAGGAAGTTGAAATTCCTTACGACGATGCAGTTAAACTAGATCCAAACGTTCAATTGGACGATTCTATTGGTATTAAAATGGAAGCCCAAGATTTGGGTCGTATCGCAGCTCAAACTGCGAAACAAATCATCATGCAAAAAGTGCGTGATGCTGAACGCAACATCATCTTCAATGAATTCGAAGAACGTAAAGGTGAGATCGCATCTGGTATCGCTCGTCGCGTAGAAAAAGGTGCTATCGTTGTCGATTTGGGTCGTACGGAAGCGTACATCCCACCTCGTGAACAAATCCCTGGCGAACAATACAAACCAGGTGACCGTATTCAAGGTTACTTGTCAGAAGTTCGTCAAACAACTCGTGGTCCACAAATCATCATGTCTCGCGCTGATGAACGTTATTTGATGAAACTTTTTGAAATGGAAGTTCCAGAAATTTATGACGGCGTGGTTGAAATCATGGCGGCAGCTCGTGAACCAGGTCAACGTGCGAAAATCGCAGTTCGTTCAAAAGACAACTCGGTAGATCCAGTAGGCGCGTGCGTTGGTATGAAAGGTTCTCGTGTACAAAACATCGTACAAGAACTTCGTGGTGAAAAAATCGATATCGTTCCTTGGGATGAAGACATCACTCGTTTCGCGTGCAACGCTTTGGCTCCGGCTGAAATTTCACGTGTCTTCTTGGATGACTCAAACCGTGAGATGGAAATCGTTGTTCCAGATTCGCAATTGTCTTTGGCAATCGGTAAACGTGGTCAAAACGTTCGCTTGGCAGCTAAATTGACGACTTGGAAATTGGATATCATTTCTGAATCAGCAGCGGCTTCTCGTACTGCGGAATCAATCTTCAACTTGATGTTGATCCCAGGCATGAATGAGACGATGGCACAAAACATCTTCCAATCTGGTTTCGGTTCATTCCAGTCTGTTGCGACTGCACAAGTCCAAGACATTATGACGATCCCTGGTTACGACGATCCAGAAAAAGCTGAAAAGCTTTTGAACGACGCAAAAGCTGTAGTTAAAAAATATGAAGCTGAAGGCATTCCAGTTCCAACAGCTCCATCTGCAGCTAGCAAACAATCAGGCAGTTCTGCAAAAGAACAAGCCGACGCCTTGTTGAAACAAGAGTTGCAAAAACTCAATTCACAAGAAGCGGATGAAGAATAG